A region of Chloracidobacterium sp. DNA encodes the following proteins:
- a CDS encoding 4'-phosphopantetheinyl transferase superfamily protein yields the protein MNIPKIEWAMASQPPDMSGKDVHVWRVDLCDPADVQPRLNELLSPDELKRASRYHFDKDRSSYKIRRAVLKMILGSYVREKAEDLQFTYNNFDKPKLKAKLPIRFNASSSNCVGIIAIALDTRIGIDIEFVDDTFPTLELAEKYFSADEVRALGNLQPELQTAAFFDCWTKKEAYVKAVGDGMSHPLPELVISSDEQGQFSVDAISGKAADWCFTSFIPQQNYIASLAYEGERRAESYFSWQMS from the coding sequence ATGAACATTCCGAAAATCGAGTGGGCCATGGCATCTCAACCGCCCGATATGAGTGGCAAGGATGTTCATGTTTGGCGTGTCGATCTATGCGATCCCGCCGATGTACAGCCACGCTTAAACGAACTCCTTTCACCGGATGAACTGAAAAGGGCGTCTCGATATCACTTCGACAAGGATCGCAGCAGCTACAAGATCCGCCGAGCAGTGTTGAAAATGATTCTTGGATCGTATGTAAGAGAAAAAGCGGAAGATCTGCAATTTACCTACAACAATTTTGACAAGCCTAAGCTGAAAGCAAAACTGCCGATAAGGTTCAACGCATCATCGTCGAACTGTGTCGGCATCATCGCTATTGCGCTCGACACAAGAATTGGGATCGATATTGAATTTGTCGATGACACATTTCCTACACTAGAACTTGCTGAAAAATATTTCTCTGCAGATGAGGTTCGAGCGCTCGGCAATCTACAGCCCGAGCTGCAAACTGCTGCATTTTTTGATTGCTGGACAAAGAAGGAAGCTTATGTAAAGGCCGTTGGTGATGGTATGTCGCATCCGCTTCCTGAGCTTGTAATCTCGTCAGACGAACAAGGTCAATTTTCGGTAGACGCGATCTCTGGTAAGGCAGCGGACTGGTGTTTTACCAGCTTTATACCGCAGCAAAATTATATAGCGTCACTTGCTTATGAGGGCGAGCGGAGAGCGGAGAGTTATTTTAGTTGGCAGATGTCTTGA